The sequence below is a genomic window from Streptomyces sp. NBC_00289.
TTTCGATCACGACACCTTGGACCTGGTGGAACCACAGGTTCTGGAGGAGAACATCACCCACGACCGTTCATGATCGCGGTTTCGGTGACCCTCCGTGGCCCCAGCACTGAAAGTGATCCAGAACCCAGGTTCAGCCGACGCCGACACAGCCCACCTCGTGAAAGCGCGAGGCTAAGGAATCCCACGTCGAGGCGCACCACTACCTCGACGCTGACATGCCCTGGCTGGAGCGCATGCACCACAAGCGCCGCCGGATCCTCGAACGCCGCCGCTTTGCCGCCACCTCTCCCGGCCAGCTGCCCCAGCCGCCCTCCCGCCCCGTCGTCATCGCCCGCCGCCGACCAGATCCCGCACCAGCCGCGGCGAACCCGCCGGTGCCACAGGTACGGCAGTGGGCCAAGGACCAGGGCATGGTGTGCCTGATCGAGGCCCACTCCGCACCGACATCTGGGATGCTTGGCATGCGGCCCGCGCCCAGCCGGTCGGCTGATCCATCATCACGGCCCGACCAGTCGCTCGAGTCGCCGGGTAGCCCCGCTCAGCCGGTGTGTCCTACATGCTCAATGTGCAGCGTGCTGTTCTGGACGTCGATGCGGTACAGGATCCTCCACGGGCCGCTGTGCAGACGCCGGTGGCCGCTTCCCCACGCGCGAGAGCCTTCGGGGGCCGGATCGTCCGCGAGCCGGTCCGTGGCATGCAACAGTGCGTCCACGCCGGCGGAATCGGCCTTCAGAAGGCCGGCTGCCTCGTTGAGCGCTGTGGGCCACCTCGAAAATCGGCTCCAGCACCAGCTTCAAGGCCGCCTGGACCACCCGGTCGGCCACGGTCGGGATGCCCAGTCGGCGCCGCTCGCGCGACCCCGGCTTGGGGTCATCCGCTCCCTGACCGGCACTGGGCGGAAACTGCGGGACGTCAACTGCTCCCGCAGACCGGCGAGGAACTGAGCCTCGCCCATCCGTTCCCGGACGAAGGTGACGGTCATGCCGTCCACTCCCGCCGAGCGTGCGCCCTTGTTCCCCGCGACCCGCTCCCAGGCCACGGCCAGGAACGCGGGATCACAGACGAGGTGGCGCCGTCGGCTGACGACGTGCCTGTCCTTCCGCCGCACTGGCTGCGCGAGGCGAGGACGACACCGGACGGTTCCCACGTTCACCTGAAAGGCGATCGACGGGTGAGGCGCCCGGCACACCTTCCTCGCGCCTGAACGGTCAAGGTGGCACCTGGAGAAAATGGGTGCCTCCACGAGATTCAACGAGGCCCCCAGGAAGAGGATCCGGCCGGGTGGCAGCAGTGCGTACTCCATGGGGGTGAGCATGCCCAGCGCGGAGTGTTTGCGCTGGCGGTTGTGGAAGATTTCGAGGTACTCCAAGAGCGCTCCGCACCCCACTACCCAACTCGGGACAGCCCGCCGCCTACAACAAACCCGGGGCGGTTCAGTACACGTGAACAGGCTCGACAAAACCGCCCCCTCCTGCGAAGCGGCGGTTTGGCTGGTCGATACTGCTTTGGTCAAGATCCCTCAAGCTGCGGGATCTCGTTGCTTCAGCCTACTTGGCCTTCTCGTACGCCTCACGCACCGAGGCGGACACACGGCCTCGATCGCTGACCTCATGGCCGTTTTCCCGAGCCCAAGCTCGGATCGCGGAAGAGTCGGCCTTCCTGTCTGCGGGCATCCTGGGCTGCCCCTTCGACTTAGTCCCGCCACGGATCCTGCGGGTACCGTCAGCGTGAAGATAAGGATTCAGCAGCTCGAGGAGTTTTTCGTAGTTTTCGTCCGTAAGATCGATTTCGACCCCCGCTCCATCAATAAGGATGCTGTGAGTGGAGATGTCCTGCGACTGTTCGCCGGTCAAGTCGTCCACAAATGTCGTGATCACCTTCTGGGCCATGTAAACGATATTAGCGCATCTCGAGTTTCACAGCATCCGAAACCTGCTCACGCTCTGCTGGGTCGCACCGCAATCTTGAAATCGGCACTTGCGACGCTACCTCTGCAGGTCATGGGATCTGGCGGAAAGTCGGGGGAGGGTACGGGAAGTTCCAGATCAATCAGCGCATTCATGAGACGATCAGGATGCGCCCGCTGCATGCAACGAAGACATCAGGTGAGGAAGTCCAGTCGCCCTGCTTCCTCATTGGCCAGGGTGTTACCCGCCGCACAACTTCGCCATTCCCCCGATGAGCCAGCCCAGTAACTGTCAGGCGATGGTGAACCGTGACCATCAAGAGTCTTTTCAGGAATCTTTACCTCACCAATACATTCCCGTTGCACCACGCTCGCCGTCGTCCCCCATCAAGCGGCCTGGATGTCACCCATCCCATAACGGAGGGGTGCGCGATTGAGGTTGGGGCGTGCTGGCCTGGCGGGTTGGCTGGAGGTTGATCATTCATGGCTATGGCAAGATTTCCGTAGGCGGAGATCATCTGGGTGTCATGGTCGGCCGGTCCGCGTAACGGCGGCGGAGGTGGGCGATCAGAGCTCTTGCAAAGTTGCCGTGATCTTGTGAGTGGGCTGGTCAGGTGAGGTGTGACCAGACATGCCGAAGCTCCGTTGATGTGGGTGAGCAACCAACTCGCCTGCAAACAACGGAGCTTCGGTGATTCGTGAGTCTGCCATGCCTGCGTTCGTCCTGTCGCGTGCCGTCCTCCCGACGGGTGATGCGGTGGAGGCTGTCGATCCGCGTGATCGTCGGGGACGCGGTATCCGCTGGTCGCGCTGGTGAGAGCGGCGGCCTGCGCGGTGGCGGCCGGGGCGCGTTCGCACACGGCGATCGGGCACTGGCTGCGGCGGGCGCCTCAGGACACCCTGGGCCGGCTGGGTTTCCCGGTCCGTGGCGTTTGGGGGTGCGGCCGGCCGCGTCGATGGATACCGTCCGCCGGGTCGTCGAGCGGCTGCACCCCGACGGCCTGGCCGTGCTGCTGCGACCCGCAGGTGCAGAGCGTGACCGTCCCGTGCGGTTGGCGGCGGACGGCAAGAGCGCCCGGGGCTCGCGCACCCGGACACGGACCGCGGCTCACCTCCTGGCCGTCATCGACCAGGACGACCAGGTCATCGCCCAGTTACGGGTCCCCGACAAGTCCAACGAAGTCCCCTGGCTGCGCGAGTTGCCCGGCCCGCTGGACATCGAGGGCGCGTGGGTGAGCGCGGATGCACTGCACACGCAGCGTGAGACCGCCCGGTTCCTGGTCCAGGACAAGAAGGCCCATTACCTGCTCACCGTCAAGCTCAACCAGCCCACCCTGTACGCCCGGTGTCACCACCTTCCCTGGGAGAAGGCCGACCTGTCCTCACGCCAGGCGAATCCCCAGGACATCGCCCTGGCCCTGCGCGGTCACTGGCACATCGAGAACAAGATCCACTACGTGCGGGACAGCCTCTGGGACGAGGACCGCTCGCAGATCCGCACCGGCCACGGCCCGGAGAACATGGCCACCCTGCGCAACACCGCCCTCAATCGGCTCCGCGCCACCGAGGCCACCAACATGACCGAAGCCGTCCGTGACCTGTCCTACGAACCCTTCACCGCACCACTCGACCTCCTCGGCATCCCCCGCGGACCAGCACAGACGTCAGAGAAATTCGACTTTGCAAGAGCCCTGGGTGGGCGATCAGGACGACGCGGTGGCGCAGGAGCGGAACGCCGGCGCGTCCTGCCATCAGGCGTTTCTGGAGTTTGACGTCGGTGATGCGGCCTTCGTTGACGCCAGAGTCGTAGGTGGTGGAGATCC
It includes:
- a CDS encoding type II toxin-antitoxin system RelE/ParE family toxin yields the protein MDALLHATDRLADDPAPEGSRAWGSGHRRLHSGPWRILYRIDVQNSTLHIEHVGHTG
- a CDS encoding Lsr2 family protein, whose translation is MAQKVITTFVDDLTGEQSQDISTHSILIDGAGVEIDLTDENYEKLLELLNPYLHADGTRRIRGGTKSKGQPRMPADRKADSSAIRAWARENGHEVSDRGRVSASVREAYEKAK
- a CDS encoding ISAs1 family transposase, whose amino-acid sequence is MDTVRRVVERLHPDGLAVLLRPAGAERDRPVRLAADGKSARGSRTRTRTAAHLLAVIDQDDQVIAQLRVPDKSNEVPWLRELPGPLDIEGAWVSADALHTQRETARFLVQDKKAHYLLTVKLNQPTLYARCHHLPWEKADLSSRQANPQDIALALRGHWHIENKIHYVRDSLWDEDRSQIRTGHGPENMATLRNTALNRLRATEATNMTEAVRDLSYEPFTAPLDLLGIPRGPAQTSEKFDFARALGGRSGRRGGAGAERRRVLPSGVSGV